The following are from one region of the Equus przewalskii isolate Varuska chromosome 21, EquPr2, whole genome shotgun sequence genome:
- the UBE2C gene encoding ubiquitin-conjugating enzyme E2 C isoform X1 → MASQNRDPAAASVAAARKGAEPSGGAARGPVGKRLQQELMTLMMSGDKGISAFPESDNLFKWVGTIHGAAGTVYEDLRYKLSLEFPSGYPYNAPTVKFLTPCYHPNVDTQGNICLDILKDKWSALYDVRTILLSIQSLLGEPNIDSPLNTHAAELWKNPTAFKKYLQETYSKQVSSQEP, encoded by the exons ATGGCCTCCCAGAACCGCGATCCAGCCGCCGCCAGCGTCGCCGCCGCCCGTAAAGGAGCCGAGCCCAGCGGGGGTGCCGCCCGTGGCCCCGTGGGCAAGAG GCTACAGCAGGAGCTGATGACTCTCATG ATGTCTGGAGACaaaggaatttctgccttccCTGAATCAGACAACCTTTTCAAATGGGTGGGGACCATCCATGGAGCAGCTGGCACG GTGTACGAAGACCTGAGGTATAAGCTCTCCCTGGAGTTCCCCAGCGGCTACCCGTACAACGCGCCCACGGTGAAGTTCCTCACGCCCTGCTACCACCCCAACGTGGACACCCAGGGTAACATCTGCCTAGACATCCTGAAGGACAAGTGGTCCGCCCTGTATGATGTCAGGACCATCCTGCTCTCCATCCAGAGCCTACTAGGAG AACCCAACATTGATAGCCCTTTGAACACACATGCTGCTGAGCTCTGGAAAAACCCCACAG CCTTTAAGAAGTACCTGCAAGAAACCTACTCAAAGCAAGTCTCCAGCCAAGAGCCCTGA
- the UBE2C gene encoding ubiquitin-conjugating enzyme E2 C isoform X2, which yields MTLMMSGDKGISAFPESDNLFKWVGTIHGAAGTVYEDLRYKLSLEFPSGYPYNAPTVKFLTPCYHPNVDTQGNICLDILKDKWSALYDVRTILLSIQSLLGEPNIDSPLNTHAAELWKNPTAFKKYLQETYSKQVSSQEP from the exons ATGACTCTCATG ATGTCTGGAGACaaaggaatttctgccttccCTGAATCAGACAACCTTTTCAAATGGGTGGGGACCATCCATGGAGCAGCTGGCACG GTGTACGAAGACCTGAGGTATAAGCTCTCCCTGGAGTTCCCCAGCGGCTACCCGTACAACGCGCCCACGGTGAAGTTCCTCACGCCCTGCTACCACCCCAACGTGGACACCCAGGGTAACATCTGCCTAGACATCCTGAAGGACAAGTGGTCCGCCCTGTATGATGTCAGGACCATCCTGCTCTCCATCCAGAGCCTACTAGGAG AACCCAACATTGATAGCCCTTTGAACACACATGCTGCTGAGCTCTGGAAAAACCCCACAG CCTTTAAGAAGTACCTGCAAGAAACCTACTCAAAGCAAGTCTCCAGCCAAGAGCCCTGA
- the TNNC2 gene encoding troponin C, skeletal muscle isoform X2 codes for MTDQQAEARSYLSEEMIAEFKAAFDMFDADGGGDISVKELGTVMRMLGQTPTKEELDAIIEEVDEDGSGTIDFEEFLVMMVRQMKEDAKGKSEEELAECFRIFDRNADGYIDAEELAEIFRASGEHVTDEELESLMKDGDKNNDGRIDFDEFLKMMEGVQ; via the exons ATG ACAGACCAGCAGGCTGAGGCCCGGTCCTACCTCAGCGAGGAGATGATCGCTG AGTTCAAGGCCGCCTTTGACATGTTTGACGCTGATGGTGGTGGGGACATCAGCGTCAAGGAGTTGGGCACGGTGATGAGGATGCTGGGCCAGACACCCACCAAGGAGGAGCTGGACGCCATCATCGAGGAGGTGGATGAGGACG GCAGCGGCACCATCGACTTCGAGGAGTTCTTGGTCATGATGGTGCGCCAGATGAAAGAGGACGCGAAGGGGAAGAGCGAGGAGGAGCTGGCCGAGTGTTTCCGCATCTTCGACAG GAACGCAGACGGCTACATCGATGCCGAGGAGCTGGCTGAGATCTTCAGGGCTTCCGGGGAGCACGTGACAGACGAGGAGCTCGAATCCCTGATGAAAGATGGAGACAAGAACAACGATGGCCGCATTGACTTCGACG AGTTCCTGAAGATGATGGAGGGCGTGCAGTAA
- the TNNC2 gene encoding troponin C, skeletal muscle isoform X1 → MVEMATPRNRTDQQAEARSYLSEEMIAEFKAAFDMFDADGGGDISVKELGTVMRMLGQTPTKEELDAIIEEVDEDGSGTIDFEEFLVMMVRQMKEDAKGKSEEELAECFRIFDRNADGYIDAEELAEIFRASGEHVTDEELESLMKDGDKNNDGRIDFDEFLKMMEGVQ, encoded by the exons ATGGTGGAGATGGCGACCCCAAGGAACAGA ACAGACCAGCAGGCTGAGGCCCGGTCCTACCTCAGCGAGGAGATGATCGCTG AGTTCAAGGCCGCCTTTGACATGTTTGACGCTGATGGTGGTGGGGACATCAGCGTCAAGGAGTTGGGCACGGTGATGAGGATGCTGGGCCAGACACCCACCAAGGAGGAGCTGGACGCCATCATCGAGGAGGTGGATGAGGACG GCAGCGGCACCATCGACTTCGAGGAGTTCTTGGTCATGATGGTGCGCCAGATGAAAGAGGACGCGAAGGGGAAGAGCGAGGAGGAGCTGGCCGAGTGTTTCCGCATCTTCGACAG GAACGCAGACGGCTACATCGATGCCGAGGAGCTGGCTGAGATCTTCAGGGCTTCCGGGGAGCACGTGACAGACGAGGAGCTCGAATCCCTGATGAAAGATGGAGACAAGAACAACGATGGCCGCATTGACTTCGACG AGTTCCTGAAGATGATGGAGGGCGTGCAGTAA
- the SNX21 gene encoding sorting nexin-21 has product MASRLLHRLRHALAGDGPEEEAAGPEAEQFPESSELEDDDAEGLSSRLSGTLSFTSAEEDEEDDEEEDEEAGPDPLPPGDGASGEDAERNPPPDGQRGSQLLARQLQDFWKKSRNTLVPQRLLFEVTSANVVKDPPSKYVLYTLAVMGPGPPDHQPAQISRRYSDFERLHRNLQRHFRGPMAAISFPRKRLRRNFTAETIARRSRAFEQFLGHLQAVPELRHAPDLQDFFVLPELRRAQSLTCTGLYREALALWANAWQLQAQLGSPSGPDRRLLTLAGLAVCHQELEDPGEARACCERALQLLGDKSPHPLLAPFLEAHVRLSWRLGLDKRHSEARLQALQEAGLTPTPPPSLKELLIKEVLD; this is encoded by the exons ATGGCCTCGCGGCTCTTGCACCGGCTGCGGCACGCCTTGGCCGGCGACGGCCCGGAGGAGGAGGCggccggccccgaggccgagCAGTTCCCGGAGAGCTCGGAGCTGGAGGACGACGACGCCGAGGGCCTGTCCTCCCGCCTCAGCGGCACCCTCAGCTTCACCAGCGccgaggaagatgaggaggacgacgaggaggaggacgaggaggccGGCCCCGACCCGCTGCCCCCCGGGGACGGGGCGTCGGGAGAAGACGCAG AACGGAACCCCCCACCTGATGGGCAGCGGGGCAGTCAGCTCCTGGCACGGCAGTTGCAGGATTTCTGGAAGAAGTCCCGGAACACCCTGGTACCCCAGCGGCTGCTCTTCGAGGTGACCAGTGCCAACGTGGTCAAGGACCCACCCTCCAAGTACGTG CTCTACACCCTCGCCGTGATGGGTCCAGGGCCACCTGATCACCAGCCAGCCCAGATCTCTCGCCGCTACTCGGACTTTGAGCGGTTGCACCGAAACCTGCAGCGGCACTTCCGGGGCCCCATGGCTGCCATCTCCTTCCCCCGTAAGCGCCTGCGCCGGAATTTCACTGCAGAGACCATTGCCCGCCGCAGCCGGGCCTTCGAGCAGTTTTTGGGCCACCTGCAGGCAGTGCCCGAACTGCGCCACGCCCCAGACCTGCAGGACTTCTTCGTGTTGCCCGAGCTGCGGCGGGCACAGAGCCTCACCTGCACTGGCCTCTATCGCGAGGCTCTGGCACTCTGGGCCAATGCCTGGCAGCTGCAGGCCCAGCTGGGCAGCCCCTCTGGCCCAGACCGCCGTCTGCTGACCCTGGCTGGGCTGGCTGTGtgccaccaggagctggaggacCCTGGGGAGGCCCGGGCGTGCTGTGAGAGGGCCCTACAGCTGCTGGGAGACAAGAGCCCCCACCCTTTGTTGGCACCCTTTCTGGAGGCCCATGTCCGGCTCTCCTGGCGCCTGGGCCTGGACAAACGCCATTCGGAGGCCCGGCTCCAGGCCCTGCAGGAGGCAGGCCTGACCCCCACACCACCCCCTAGTCTCAAAGAATTGCTTATCAAGGAGGTACTGGACTAA